A single window of Modestobacter italicus DNA harbors:
- a CDS encoding TetR/AcrR family transcriptional regulator yields MTRRLLLSTALELFESKGYAATTVDDIAATAGTTRVTFYAYFPSRSDLMRELIAELNQLLERISSPGHGSTANDLVAAVRDGSREAIGAWLLERSKQWDTIRPYTVAAFEAAAVDPELRGLVDQWIEEVASDIEAGLDQAGRFAPATRHMRGVLAFAQLDHVARNWAQDRERADLDRMIDVLTDSWWRLLSDGA; encoded by the coding sequence ATGACGCGTCGGCTGCTGTTGTCGACGGCCCTGGAGCTGTTCGAGTCGAAGGGCTATGCCGCGACGACCGTCGACGACATCGCCGCGACGGCCGGGACGACGCGGGTGACCTTCTACGCCTACTTCCCGTCGCGCAGCGACCTGATGAGGGAGCTCATCGCCGAGCTCAACCAGCTCTTGGAGCGGATCAGCTCACCCGGTCACGGGTCCACCGCCAACGACCTGGTCGCGGCGGTGCGCGACGGGTCCCGGGAGGCCATCGGGGCGTGGCTGCTGGAACGATCGAAGCAGTGGGACACCATCCGCCCGTACACCGTCGCCGCCTTCGAGGCGGCGGCCGTCGACCCCGAGCTGCGGGGGCTGGTGGACCAGTGGATCGAGGAGGTCGCCAGCGACATCGAGGCCGGGCTGGACCAAGCCGGCCGCTTCGCCCCGGCCACCCGCCACATGCGTGGCGTGCTGGCGTTCGCCCAGCTGGACCACGTGGCCCGGAACTGGGCGCAGGACCGCGAGCGGGCGGACCTCGACCGCATGATCGACGTCCTCACCGACAGTTGGTGGCGGTTGCTCTCCGACGGTGCCTGA
- a CDS encoding IclR family transcriptional regulator, protein MKNRPTYAVGSVDSALLLATLLQQEGPMRVTDAAARVGISVSTAHRLLGTLVYRDFAEQLPDRRYGPGPVLRRGAVQQSSVAALREIALPHLRRLVDALGETANVLVLAGHDVRFVATVECDRVLRVGDRTGRALPAHLASGGKALLAMLEPDELAAVLAPLEEDESAALERDLRTIRRRGFAVNDQATEAGLTAVGVAIPAADGTAGAALSVAAPTARCSRDRVPIWAAALGETAAAIAHELADTAHPAG, encoded by the coding sequence GTGAAGAACAGACCGACCTATGCGGTCGGCTCCGTCGACTCGGCGTTGCTGCTGGCCACTCTGCTCCAGCAGGAAGGGCCGATGCGGGTGACCGACGCGGCCGCCCGGGTCGGCATCTCCGTCTCGACCGCGCATCGGTTGCTGGGCACTCTGGTGTACCGGGACTTCGCCGAGCAGCTGCCGGACCGCCGGTACGGCCCCGGCCCGGTCCTGCGTCGCGGCGCGGTGCAGCAGTCGTCGGTCGCCGCCCTCCGCGAGATCGCCCTCCCGCACCTGCGGCGCCTCGTCGACGCCCTCGGCGAGACGGCCAACGTGCTGGTCCTGGCAGGACACGACGTCCGGTTCGTCGCCACGGTGGAGTGCGACCGGGTGCTGCGCGTCGGTGACCGCACGGGTCGGGCGCTGCCGGCCCACCTGGCCTCGGGTGGCAAGGCGTTGCTGGCCATGCTGGAGCCGGACGAGCTGGCGGCGGTCCTCGCCCCGCTCGAGGAGGATGAGTCAGCCGCGTTGGAGCGTGACCTCCGGACCATCCGCCGCCGGGGCTTCGCGGTCAACGACCAGGCGACCGAGGCCGGACTCACGGCCGTGGGAGTCGCCATCCCCGCTGCTGACGGGACCGCCGGGGCTGCGCTCTCGGTGGCCGCGCCCACGGCCCGGTGCTCGCGGGACCGCGTACCGATCTGGGCAGCCGCGCTGGGGGAGACCGCCGCCGCCATCGCCCACGAGCTCGCTGACACGGCCCATCCGGCCGGATAG
- a CDS encoding alpha-L-rhamnosidase yields the protein MSDPTVTVVRLRTDDDSGLTATANATPRLSWSLAADRSGVLQRGYEVQVAPDPGFADPVSSGEVDSDVVVDHDWPAAPLTSRQVAYWRVRVRTDQGWTAWGEPACVEAALLEDADWTARPVFLAGDRGRDGVGPAPLLRREFELPAEPVSARLYLTALGVHRTTLNGRPVGDELLEPGWTSYRDRLLYATHDVTALLRAGRNVLAGSVGDGWFRGNLGWDRLRDFYGDASALLAQLEVRCADGSTVTVSTDEHWRGGYGAVRAADLYDGCDIDLREEPVGWAEAGFDDAGWEPVGTLPLPAGLSQRALPPVRVLQEIEPQVSELSDGTLAVDAGQNVTGWLRLRVTGPSGARVTVRHAEVLDEKGRLVTTLLRSARATDTVVLAGGTADLEPEFTFHGFRYAEVEVPPGVTVDAVRVAVVASDLRRTGQFSCSNPRVDQLFSNVIWSQRDNFLSIPTDCPQRDERLGWTGDIMAFAPTAAANFDSRAFLDSWLTDVGIEQLPSGGVPMVVPNCLTGEFPSPLPQADGAAGWADAVTVVPAALFRAHGSRDLLRRHVGSMQRWVDYVAGLLAEDGTWSGYLQLGDWLDPNAPPERPFEAVTDRDYVATVFVAHSARLLAATCRELGRGPDADRYAALGDRVAQAAWAKWADLAPTTQTGCALAIVFGSAPDAELPALGDALAGLVRASGGRIGTGFLGTPFVLPALTATGHLAEAYQLLLNEECPGWLYQIRHGATTMWERWDGILADGSVHPGQMADGSTMSSFNHYAYGAVASWLYESVAGLSPAAPGYREVLVAPQPGGGLTRAAASIETEYGPASVGWSTDGATLTVDVTLPPGTTGRFAVPAGWSPQQPVALLGSGQHTLLLTGAGA from the coding sequence GTGAGCGACCCCACCGTCACCGTCGTCCGGCTGCGCACCGACGACGACTCCGGCCTGACCGCCACGGCGAACGCCACGCCACGGCTGTCCTGGTCGCTCGCCGCCGACCGCTCAGGTGTGCTGCAGCGCGGCTACGAGGTGCAGGTCGCCCCCGATCCCGGGTTCGCCGACCCGGTGTCGAGCGGTGAGGTCGACTCCGACGTCGTCGTCGACCACGACTGGCCGGCCGCGCCGCTGACCAGCCGGCAGGTCGCGTACTGGCGGGTCCGGGTGCGCACTGACCAGGGGTGGACGGCGTGGGGCGAGCCCGCCTGCGTGGAGGCCGCGCTGCTCGAGGACGCCGACTGGACCGCCCGGCCGGTCTTCCTGGCCGGCGACCGCGGCCGGGACGGCGTCGGGCCGGCCCCGCTGCTGCGCCGGGAGTTCGAGCTGCCCGCCGAGCCGGTCTCCGCCCGGCTGTACCTGACCGCGCTCGGCGTGCACCGCACCACGCTCAACGGCCGGCCGGTCGGCGACGAGCTGTTGGAGCCGGGGTGGACCAGCTACCGGGACCGGCTGCTGTACGCCACCCACGACGTCACCGCCCTGCTGCGGGCCGGGCGCAACGTGCTGGCCGGCTCGGTCGGCGACGGCTGGTTCCGCGGCAACCTGGGCTGGGACCGGCTGCGCGACTTCTACGGCGACGCCTCGGCGCTGCTGGCCCAGCTGGAAGTGCGCTGCGCGGACGGCAGCACGGTCACCGTCAGCACCGACGAGCACTGGCGCGGCGGGTACGGGGCCGTGCGAGCGGCCGACCTCTACGACGGCTGCGACATCGACCTGCGCGAGGAGCCGGTCGGCTGGGCCGAGGCCGGCTTCGACGATGCCGGCTGGGAACCGGTGGGCACCCTGCCGCTGCCGGCCGGGCTCAGCCAGCGGGCGCTGCCGCCGGTGCGCGTGCTGCAGGAGATCGAGCCGCAGGTCAGCGAGCTGTCCGACGGCACGCTGGCGGTGGACGCCGGGCAGAACGTGACCGGCTGGCTGCGGCTGCGGGTCACCGGCCCGAGCGGCGCCCGGGTGACCGTGCGGCACGCCGAGGTGCTCGACGAGAAGGGCCGGCTGGTCACCACGCTGCTGCGCTCGGCCCGCGCCACCGACACCGTCGTGCTGGCCGGCGGCACCGCCGACCTGGAGCCGGAGTTCACCTTCCACGGCTTCCGGTACGCCGAGGTGGAGGTCCCGCCAGGGGTCACGGTGGACGCGGTCCGGGTGGCCGTCGTCGCCAGCGACCTGCGTCGGACGGGGCAGTTCAGCTGCTCGAACCCGCGGGTCGACCAGCTGTTCTCGAACGTCATCTGGTCGCAGCGGGACAACTTCCTGTCCATCCCGACCGACTGCCCGCAGCGCGACGAACGGCTGGGCTGGACCGGCGACATCATGGCGTTCGCGCCCACCGCGGCGGCCAACTTCGACAGCCGCGCCTTCCTGGACAGCTGGCTCACCGACGTCGGCATCGAGCAGCTGCCCAGCGGCGGCGTGCCGATGGTGGTGCCCAACTGCCTGACCGGGGAGTTCCCCAGCCCGCTGCCCCAGGCCGACGGAGCGGCGGGCTGGGCCGACGCGGTCACCGTCGTGCCGGCCGCCCTGTTCCGGGCGCACGGTTCCCGCGACCTGCTGCGCCGGCACGTCGGGAGCATGCAGCGCTGGGTCGACTACGTCGCCGGCCTGCTGGCCGAGGACGGCACCTGGAGCGGCTACCTGCAGCTGGGTGACTGGCTGGACCCCAACGCCCCGCCGGAGCGGCCCTTCGAGGCGGTCACCGACCGGGACTACGTCGCGACCGTCTTCGTGGCGCACAGCGCGCGGCTGCTCGCCGCCACCTGCCGGGAGCTCGGCCGCGGTCCTGACGCCGACCGGTACGCCGCCCTCGGCGACCGGGTGGCGCAGGCAGCCTGGGCGAAGTGGGCCGATCTCGCGCCCACCACGCAGACCGGCTGCGCGCTGGCGATCGTGTTCGGCAGCGCGCCCGATGCCGAACTGCCCGCGCTCGGCGACGCGCTCGCGGGCCTGGTCCGGGCGTCCGGCGGACGGATCGGCACCGGCTTCCTGGGCACCCCGTTCGTCCTGCCCGCACTCACCGCCACCGGACACCTCGCCGAGGCCTACCAGCTGCTGCTCAACGAGGAGTGCCCCGGCTGGCTGTACCAGATCCGGCACGGCGCGACGACGATGTGGGAGCGCTGGGACGGCATCCTGGCCGATGGCTCGGTGCACCCCGGACAGATGGCCGACGGCTCGACGATGTCCTCGTTCAACCACTACGCCTACGGCGCCGTCGCGTCCTGGCTCTACGAGTCCGTCGCCGGCCTCTCCCCCGCCGCGCCCGGCTACCGCGAGGTGCTCGTCGCCCCCCAGCCCGGCGGCGGGCTCACCCGCGCCGCCGCCTCGATCGAGACGGAGTACGGGCCGGCGTCGGTGGGCTGGTCGACCGACGGGGCGACGCTCACCGTCGACGTCACGCTCCCGCCGGGCACGACCGGCCGGTTCGCCGTCCCGGCCGGCTGGTCACCGCAGCAACCCGTCGCCCTTCTCGGGTCGGGACAGCACACCCTCCTGCTCACCGGGGCGGGCGCATGA
- a CDS encoding nucleoside hydrolase, whose translation MTKDVEQSRTWRYGEFPWLPAELVRGARCRVIADNDFAGDPDDLWQLAHHLLSPSVDVRAVVSSRLNAFPGFPYADDTVGHGCSKIDELLTVMGMHADDELVVRGSETALTSDTEPIDSPAARAIVAEAMRDVQTPLYVACGGGLTEIASAYLLEPRIADRLTLVWIGGPEYPGHAEPPAGTVEPEYNLGIDPVAAAVVFNQSPLRIWQVPRNAYRQCLVADSELHSRVAGLGDFGAHLWGELQAARRELAFLGVDRAETYGMGDSPLVLLTALQSGFDPDPASSDHVVVPAPTFDDRAGMHVRDDGRPIRVYTRIDTRLMFEDMFAKFTAFARWRQAAGAAG comes from the coding sequence GTGACGAAGGACGTCGAGCAGAGTCGGACCTGGAGGTACGGCGAGTTCCCGTGGCTGCCCGCGGAGCTGGTCCGCGGGGCGCGGTGCCGGGTCATCGCCGACAACGACTTCGCCGGTGACCCGGACGACCTGTGGCAGCTCGCGCACCACCTGCTGTCGCCGTCGGTGGACGTCCGCGCCGTGGTCAGCTCACGACTGAACGCCTTCCCCGGGTTCCCCTACGCCGACGACACCGTGGGGCACGGCTGCAGCAAGATCGACGAGCTGCTGACGGTGATGGGGATGCACGCCGACGACGAACTGGTGGTGCGCGGCTCCGAGACCGCGCTGACCAGCGACACCGAGCCGATCGACTCACCCGCCGCGCGAGCCATCGTCGCCGAGGCCATGCGGGACGTCCAGACGCCCCTGTACGTCGCCTGCGGCGGGGGGCTCACCGAGATCGCCAGCGCCTACCTGCTCGAGCCGCGCATCGCCGACCGGCTGACGCTCGTGTGGATCGGCGGCCCGGAGTACCCGGGGCACGCCGAGCCGCCCGCGGGGACGGTGGAGCCGGAGTACAACCTCGGGATCGACCCGGTCGCCGCTGCCGTGGTGTTCAACCAGTCCCCCTTGCGGATCTGGCAGGTGCCCCGCAACGCCTACCGGCAGTGCCTGGTGGCCGACAGCGAACTGCACAGCCGGGTCGCGGGTCTCGGTGACTTCGGCGCCCACCTGTGGGGCGAACTGCAGGCCGCCCGCCGGGAGCTTGCCTTCCTCGGCGTCGACCGGGCCGAGACCTACGGCATGGGCGACTCCCCGCTGGTCCTGCTGACCGCACTGCAGTCCGGCTTCGACCCCGACCCCGCCTCCAGCGACCACGTCGTCGTCCCGGCGCCCACCTTCGACGACCGGGCCGGGATGCACGTGCGGGACGACGGCCGGCCCATCCGCGTCTACACGCGGATCGACACCCGGCTGATGTTCGAGGACATGTTCGCCAAGTTCACCGCCTTCGCGCGCTGGCGTCAGGCCGCGGGCGCTGCCGGATGA
- a CDS encoding MFS transporter has protein sequence MATSSAARPEAPGAPATARPARVAGTLAAACVAVFVAQVANAIPASLNGLFQTELQTTGSQLTWITAAFMIAVVVFELTFGVLGDLFGRRRLQAAGGLVLVIGSIVSASAPAVQVLWVGAALSGLGAGALFPASLALIAAVTHDPQARARGIALWAGFLSAGAAISPLLGGVLAGQTSWRWSFAVVAVLAVVTIVATLLLSVESTAPEGRGLDLPGQVTFAIGLIAVLYGLVQGAEDGWTEPHILTALVVGVVFLAAFVVAEQRAATPLLHLELFRNRAFSVASIVTVVGMFAFLGSCFSFSIWLGAVQHQSPARVGIPLLLIQAPAFVLIPVVSRLLSRVSARWLLTAGFALMAIGAWLASRLDVTDMSLVPMVAPTLLIGVGFALSVSSFTAVAINTVPLHLAGMASAATNLLRDLGFALGPIIVGAVALSTAGDKLGAALAAADLPADQAGPANGVFQAGGALAVNGLPPNLPGAAAHPLALDALGSGFSTAFVVCAVAALAAAVLTLVGLSGVRRDGQQPTTEALHDPLHPELPGELKDAARP, from the coding sequence ATGGCAACCAGCTCAGCGGCACGACCCGAGGCACCGGGCGCCCCGGCAACGGCGCGACCCGCCCGCGTGGCCGGCACCCTGGCGGCCGCCTGCGTCGCCGTCTTCGTCGCACAGGTCGCCAACGCCATCCCGGCGTCGCTCAACGGCCTGTTCCAGACCGAGCTGCAGACCACCGGGTCGCAACTGACCTGGATCACCGCGGCGTTCATGATCGCGGTGGTGGTCTTCGAGCTGACCTTCGGCGTGCTCGGAGACCTCTTCGGCCGCCGCCGGCTGCAGGCGGCCGGTGGTCTGGTCCTGGTGATCGGCTCGATCGTCTCCGCCAGCGCCCCGGCGGTCCAGGTGCTCTGGGTGGGTGCCGCGCTGAGCGGCCTCGGCGCCGGCGCCCTGTTCCCCGCCTCGCTGGCGCTCATCGCCGCGGTGACCCACGACCCGCAGGCCCGGGCCCGCGGCATCGCGCTGTGGGCGGGCTTTCTCTCCGCCGGTGCCGCGATCTCCCCGCTGCTCGGTGGGGTGCTGGCCGGGCAGACGTCGTGGCGCTGGTCCTTCGCGGTGGTCGCGGTCCTGGCCGTGGTCACGATCGTCGCGACGCTGCTGCTGTCGGTGGAGTCGACCGCTCCCGAGGGCCGCGGTCTGGACCTCCCGGGTCAGGTCACCTTCGCGATCGGGCTCATCGCCGTGCTCTACGGGCTGGTGCAGGGCGCGGAGGACGGGTGGACCGAGCCGCACATCCTGACAGCCCTCGTCGTGGGGGTGGTCTTCCTCGCCGCGTTCGTCGTCGCCGAGCAGCGCGCGGCCACTCCCCTGCTGCACCTGGAGCTCTTCCGCAACCGGGCGTTCTCGGTCGCCTCGATCGTCACCGTGGTCGGCATGTTCGCCTTCCTGGGCTCCTGCTTCTCCTTCAGCATCTGGCTGGGCGCCGTGCAGCACCAGTCCCCCGCCCGGGTCGGCATCCCGCTGCTGCTCATCCAGGCCCCGGCCTTCGTGCTGATCCCCGTCGTGTCCCGGCTGCTGTCCCGGGTCAGCGCCCGGTGGCTGCTCACCGCCGGCTTCGCGTTGATGGCCATCGGCGCCTGGCTCGCCTCCCGGCTCGACGTCACCGACATGAGCCTGGTCCCGATGGTGGCGCCCACATTGCTCATCGGCGTCGGCTTCGCGCTGTCGGTCAGCTCGTTCACCGCGGTGGCGATCAACACCGTGCCGCTGCACCTGGCCGGCATGGCCAGCGCGGCCACCAACCTGCTGCGCGACCTGGGCTTCGCGCTGGGGCCGATCATCGTCGGCGCGGTCGCGCTCAGCACGGCCGGTGACAAGCTCGGCGCCGCCCTGGCGGCGGCGGACCTGCCTGCCGATCAGGCCGGCCCGGCCAACGGCGTCTTCCAGGCCGGTGGGGCGCTCGCCGTCAACGGCCTGCCGCCGAACCTCCCGGGCGCAGCGGCACACCCGCTCGCCCTTGATGCGCTGGGCAGCGGCTTCTCCACGGCGTTCGTCGTCTGCGCCGTCGCCGCGCTGGCCGCCGCCGTCCTGACGCTGGTCGGCCTGTCCGGCGTTCGCCGCGACGGGCAGCAGCCCACGACCGAGGCGCTGCACGACCCGCTCCACCCGGAGCTCCCCGGCGAGCTGAAGGACGCCGCGCGGCCCTGA
- a CDS encoding SDR family NAD(P)-dependent oxidoreductase has translation MSPVPGPSGRLSGKTALVTGAAAGIGRAVADRFVAEGARVAYADRDAAGARTAATAATARPVAMDVTDEQSVAAGFAALAADGWVPDVVVVNAGVQLFGEDAAVADLDLDVWRRTHDVNLTGAFLTLKYAVRGMLTIGGGSIVLSGSPTGVRGEGSDFTAYASSKAGMHGLGRTVAAAYANRGIRVNTVIPPYTETGLVSTITQDPAARAAIVSRIPMGRAGTTADLEGVYVFLASDDSAFATGAAVAVDGGMTTL, from the coding sequence ATGAGCCCCGTCCCGGGCCCCTCGGGTCGGCTGAGTGGGAAGACAGCACTGGTCACCGGCGCGGCGGCCGGCATCGGCCGGGCCGTCGCTGACCGGTTCGTCGCCGAGGGCGCCCGGGTGGCCTACGCCGACCGGGACGCCGCCGGAGCACGGACCGCGGCCACGGCGGCGACCGCCCGTCCGGTGGCGATGGACGTCACCGACGAGCAGAGCGTCGCAGCCGGCTTCGCTGCGCTCGCCGCCGACGGCTGGGTGCCCGACGTCGTGGTGGTCAACGCCGGCGTCCAGCTGTTCGGCGAGGATGCTGCGGTCGCGGACCTCGACCTGGACGTCTGGCGCCGAACCCACGACGTCAACCTCACCGGGGCGTTCCTTACCCTCAAGTACGCCGTCCGCGGCATGCTCACGATCGGCGGCGGCTCGATCGTGCTGTCCGGCAGCCCCACCGGCGTGCGCGGGGAGGGCTCGGACTTCACCGCCTACGCGTCGTCCAAGGCCGGCATGCACGGCCTGGGCCGCACGGTCGCCGCCGCCTACGCGAACCGGGGCATCCGGGTGAACACGGTGATCCCGCCCTACACCGAGACCGGGCTGGTCAGCACCATCACACAGGACCCGGCGGCCCGGGCGGCGATCGTGAGCCGCATCCCGATGGGGCGGGCCGGCACCACGGCCGACCTCGAGGGTGTCTACGTCTTCCTGGCGAGTGACGACTCGGCGTTCGCCACCGGTGCCGCCGTCGCGGTCGACGGCGGCATGACCACCCTCTGA
- a CDS encoding FAD-binding monooxygenase, which yields MQFYLNGYRPGDPLVEPPHPSVADRPEGVPDEVDVLIAGCGPAGLVLAAQLAAFPDITTLVIDRREGPLQIGQADGVACRTVEIFEAFGLADQLVAEGYWVNEVSFWRPDPEAPAHIIRTGRIDDVEDGLSEFPHVIVNQARMLAYLRESMARSASRSVPAYGLHASGLTVDAERDSEHPVTVTLQHLAGGQETGRTSTVRAKYVVGCDGSRSSIRTAIGRELVGDPMNQTWGVMDVLAVTDFPDIRLKSAILSANQGNLLIIPREGGYLVRLYIELDQVSDREMLDDRSVTPEKLTAVANRVLHPYRIDVEDVGWWSVYEIGQRLCDRFDDVPADEVDTRLPRVFIAGDACHTHSAKAGQGMNVSMADAWNLGWKLASVLRGTARPELLRTYSAERQAVAQELIDFDREFARMFSAPPKESARAQGDGVDPAEFQRYFAAQGRYTAGVATRYTPSMITAEPTHQHLAAGFPVGMRFHSAPVVRLADAKPVQLGHAARADGAWRLYVLADRTDPASADSRARRLCDFLASEKSPIARHTPAGADPDSVIDVRAVFQQGHRDLAVDTLPPVLLPRKGRFGLIDHEKVFCPDPKADDVFDLRGVDRDAGCLLVVRPDQHVASVLPLDAHQALADFLSGVLVDVR from the coding sequence GTGCAGTTCTACCTCAACGGCTACCGACCCGGGGACCCGCTCGTCGAGCCGCCACACCCGTCCGTGGCGGACCGGCCCGAGGGCGTACCGGACGAGGTCGACGTGCTGATCGCCGGGTGCGGGCCGGCGGGACTCGTGCTGGCCGCGCAGCTGGCCGCGTTCCCCGACATCACCACCCTGGTCATCGACCGCCGCGAGGGTCCCCTCCAGATCGGCCAGGCCGACGGCGTCGCCTGCCGCACCGTGGAGATCTTCGAGGCGTTCGGGCTGGCCGACCAGCTCGTGGCCGAGGGCTACTGGGTGAACGAGGTGTCCTTCTGGCGGCCGGACCCGGAGGCGCCTGCGCACATCATCCGGACCGGCCGGATCGACGACGTCGAGGACGGGTTGTCCGAATTCCCGCACGTCATCGTCAACCAGGCCCGGATGCTGGCCTACCTCCGTGAGTCGATGGCGCGCTCGGCCAGCAGATCGGTGCCGGCCTACGGGCTGCACGCCAGCGGGCTCACCGTCGATGCCGAGCGCGACTCCGAGCACCCGGTCACCGTCACCCTGCAGCACCTGGCCGGCGGCCAGGAGACCGGCCGGACCTCCACCGTCCGGGCGAAGTACGTCGTCGGCTGCGACGGCTCCCGCAGCAGCATCCGGACCGCGATCGGCCGCGAGCTGGTCGGTGACCCGATGAACCAGACCTGGGGCGTCATGGACGTCCTGGCCGTCACCGACTTCCCCGACATCCGGCTCAAGAGCGCCATCCTCTCGGCCAACCAGGGGAACCTGCTGATCATCCCGCGCGAGGGCGGGTACCTCGTGCGGCTCTACATCGAGCTGGACCAGGTCAGCGACCGGGAGATGCTGGACGACCGCAGCGTGACCCCCGAGAAGCTGACCGCCGTGGCCAACCGGGTTCTCCACCCGTACCGCATCGACGTGGAGGACGTCGGCTGGTGGTCGGTCTACGAGATCGGCCAGCGGCTGTGCGACAGGTTCGACGACGTACCGGCGGACGAGGTCGACACGCGCCTGCCCCGGGTGTTCATCGCCGGCGACGCCTGCCACACGCACAGCGCCAAGGCCGGCCAGGGCATGAACGTCTCCATGGCCGACGCCTGGAACCTCGGCTGGAAGCTGGCGTCCGTGCTGCGGGGCACCGCGCGGCCGGAGCTGCTGCGCACCTACTCCGCCGAACGCCAGGCGGTCGCCCAGGAGCTCATCGACTTCGACCGGGAGTTCGCGCGGATGTTCAGCGCGCCGCCGAAGGAGTCCGCTCGAGCCCAGGGGGACGGCGTCGACCCCGCCGAGTTCCAGCGGTACTTCGCCGCGCAGGGGCGTTACACCGCCGGGGTGGCGACCCGGTACACGCCGTCGATGATCACGGCCGAGCCGACGCACCAGCACCTCGCGGCGGGCTTCCCGGTCGGGATGCGCTTCCACTCCGCCCCGGTGGTCCGGCTGGCCGACGCCAAGCCCGTCCAGCTCGGCCACGCCGCCCGGGCGGACGGCGCCTGGCGGCTCTACGTCCTCGCCGACCGCACCGATCCGGCGAGTGCGGACTCCAGGGCCCGCCGGCTGTGCGACTTCCTGGCGTCGGAGAAGTCCCCGATCGCGCGGCACACGCCGGCCGGCGCCGACCCCGACTCGGTCATCGACGTCCGAGCGGTCTTCCAGCAGGGCCACCGCGACCTGGCCGTCGACACGCTGCCCCCGGTGCTGCTGCCCAGGAAGGGCAGGTTCGGGCTGATCGACCACGAGAAGGTCTTCTGCCCCGACCCGAAGGCGGACGACGTGTTCGACCTGCGCGGGGTCGACCGGGACGCCGGCTGCCTGCTCGTCGTCCGCCCGGACCAGCACGTCGCCTCGGTGCTGCCCCTGGACGCGCACCAGGCACTGGCCGACTTCCTGTCCGGGGTCCTGGTCGACGTCCGGTAG
- a CDS encoding MBL fold metallo-hydrolase: MCDVISGVAADPSIPAANRRQFLQVLGVTAAAGGLLAAGAAPASAGGPGASGGSRPKRTRLVLLGTAGGPGILGAERAGISTAIAYRDRVYVVDLGLSSLQRLRQSSLSGPAGVASTLSNVRGIFFTHLHSDHLMDWPATYATGPINTMGRTGPPIQVFGPGARGTLPRVFPPNRPAPPVFAPQDPTPGITGMTEHLTRAWAADFNDRARDSNFAGPQSTFAVQDIDLSGIWAPDPLGIPPRLQAPIPVWTDDEVTVTATLVDHHAAAPAFGFRFDTPDGSVTVSGDTAVSENLIDLARDTDYLVHEVIDPGWVARLVATLPPEVGGPLGNHLLESHTTIEQVGRDVAEKAGAKNLVLTHLVPGDNPTSRWQRARQGYSGRLVVGADLMELAVR; this comes from the coding sequence ATGTGCGACGTCATCAGCGGGGTGGCTGCGGATCCCTCGATCCCTGCGGCCAACCGGCGGCAGTTCCTCCAGGTCCTGGGGGTGACCGCAGCGGCCGGCGGACTGCTCGCCGCGGGCGCCGCGCCGGCCTCGGCCGGCGGGCCGGGCGCCTCCGGAGGCAGCCGCCCGAAACGGACCCGGCTCGTCCTGCTCGGTACCGCCGGGGGCCCGGGCATCCTGGGAGCCGAGCGCGCCGGCATCTCCACCGCGATCGCCTACCGGGACCGGGTCTACGTGGTGGACCTCGGTCTCAGCTCGCTGCAGCGGCTGCGGCAGAGCAGCCTGTCCGGGCCGGCCGGGGTCGCCTCGACCCTCAGCAACGTGCGGGGCATCTTCTTCACCCACCTGCACAGCGACCACCTGATGGACTGGCCGGCGACCTATGCGACCGGGCCGATCAACACCATGGGCCGCACGGGGCCGCCCATCCAGGTCTTCGGGCCCGGTGCCCGGGGCACCCTGCCGCGGGTGTTCCCGCCCAACCGGCCGGCACCGCCGGTGTTCGCACCGCAGGACCCCACGCCGGGCATCACCGGCATGACCGAGCACCTGACCCGGGCCTGGGCCGCCGACTTCAACGACCGGGCCCGGGACAGCAACTTCGCCGGTCCGCAGAGCACGTTCGCCGTCCAGGACATCGACCTGAGCGGCATCTGGGCGCCGGACCCGCTCGGCATACCACCGCGTCTGCAGGCGCCGATCCCGGTGTGGACCGACGACGAGGTCACCGTCACCGCCACGCTGGTCGACCACCACGCAGCCGCACCGGCGTTCGGGTTCCGGTTCGACACCCCCGACGGCTCGGTCACCGTGTCCGGGGACACGGCCGTCAGCGAGAACCTCATCGACCTCGCCCGGGACACCGACTACCTGGTCCACGAGGTCATCGACCCCGGGTGGGTCGCCCGCCTCGTCGCCACGCTGCCCCCGGAGGTGGGCGGGCCCCTGGGCAACCACCTGCTGGAGTCGCACACCACGATCGAGCAGGTCGGCCGGGACGTGGCGGAGAAGGCCGGGGCGAAGAACCTGGTGCTCACGCACCTCGTGCCCGGGGACAACCCGACGAGTCGGTGGCAGCGGGCGCGGCAGGGGTACTCCGGCCGGCTCGTCGTCGGCGCGGACCTGATGGAGCTCGCCGTCCGCTGA